In the genome of Schistocerca piceifrons isolate TAMUIC-IGC-003096 chromosome X, iqSchPice1.1, whole genome shotgun sequence, one region contains:
- the LOC124721557 gene encoding FUN14 domain-containing protein 1-like, whose amino-acid sequence MDEVSRETKSIVDKVLKDVGKASAAKQLVIGTVSGWCTGFVTMKVGKAAAVAVGGGIILLQIANHKGYLKINWDKVHKEVDKLADKVEEKATGDGPKFLDKMERLVDRNIDKAEELLKNKQRKAKRWYHSFIGDEDYFQVQEIHIFLASFVLGFSVGIVIAS is encoded by the exons ATGGATGAAGTATCGAGGGAAACCAAAAGCATAGTAGACAAGGTTTTAAAGGACGTCGGAAAGGCATCTGCTGCAAAACAACTTGTAATTGGAACCGTCTCCGGATGGTGTACTGGTTTTGTGACAATGAAAGTTGGAAAAGCGGCAGCAGTTGCAGTTGGAGGTGGCATTATTTTGTTACAGATTGCAAATCATAAAGGTTATTTGAAAATTAACTGGGATAAAGTTCACAAAGAAGTAGATAAACTTGCTGATAAGGTAGAAGAAAAAGCTACAGGAGATGGTCCCAAATTCTTGGACAAG ATGGAACGACTGGTCGATCGAAATATTGATAAGGCTGAAGAGTTATTGAAGAACAAGCAGCGCAAAGCAAAGCGTTGGTACCATAGTTTTATTGGTGATGAAGACTATTTCCAGGTTCAAGAAATTCATATTTTCCTTGCTTCATTTGTTTTGGGTTTTTCGGTCGGAATTGTGATAGCCTCCTGA